The segment CGCGACCGGATGGCAGCGTTATCTGGGTATTTGGGCAAGCGATCACTCAAAAAGATGCTGATGGCAATGTCATTAGTTACATAGGAACTATCACCGATATCACGGAGCGCAAACAGGTAGAAGCTGCCCTGCAACAAAGCGAAGCCAAGTTCCGTCGCCTTGCAGAAAATTTACCTGGTGTTATTTATCGCTACGTGCTGCATCCTGACAAGACACACGAATTTACCTATGCCAGTTCAGGCACTTACGAACTCTACGAACAAAAACCAGAGGCAGTGGTGCAGGATGCCCGACTTGCGTTTGATATCGTCCATCCTGATGATGTCGCGCCTCTGTGGGAAAGCATTACGGTGTCAGCGCAGACCCTACAGCCCTGGTTAATGGAGTATCGCATTATTACTCCCTCCGGTCGCCTCAAGTTGGTACAAGGCTCCTCCCGCCCCGAACGGCAGCCCAATGGCGATATCGTCTGGGATGGTTTGCTCATTGATATCACCTCTCGCAAACAGGCAGAACAACTCTTAGCTGATTACAACCTAACTCTAGAACTCCAGGTTGCTGAACGCACGGCTCAACTAGCCCAAACCAACGCACAATTACAGCAGGAAATTGCCGAACGCAAGCAGATAGAATTGTCATTACAAAACAGTAAACAAAAACTATCGGCAATTATAGAAAATGTTGGTGCATCTATCCACATCAAAGATTTAAACAGCAACTACATCTACGCCAATCGTTTATGCGTAGAGTTATTTGGCATTCCCGAAGCAGAAATTATCGGGACAAATGATTTCCAATTCTACTCAAAAGAGATGGCCCAATCCATCAGACAGAATGATAGGCAGGTTATTGAAAGTGGTGTTGTACTTCGTTTTGATGAAGTCGGTGTTGTTAACAACAAAGAGCGTCACTTTTTGGCTGTAAAAGTTCCCCTTAAACATCACGACGGCAGTATTTATGCCATCTGCGGGATTTCCACAGATATTACCGAAATAAAACAAACGGAAGCGGCATTGCGGCAATCAGAAGCCCGTTATCGCGCTATCCTCGAACAGCAGACGGAACTGATTGTCCGGTTATTGCCAGACGGCACGGTAAGCTTTGTCAATGAAGCCTTCTGTCGGTTTTTTGGGATAACACGGGAAGAACTCATTAACAATCACTACGAACCTGTTGTGTTTGAACAAGACCGCGAATATGTGGCTCAAATCATCAATTGCGTTAGTCAGGAAAATCCCGTCGTCACCAACGAAAATCGGGTGGTTGCTCGGGGGAAGGTGCGTTGGACGCAGTGGATTAACCGGGCGATATTTGATGATTATGGTCGCATTGTTGAATACCAAGCCGTAGGGCGGGATATTAGCGATCGCAAACAAGTAGAAGAAGCACTGAGCGAAAGTGAAAAAAGATTTCGTGCTATCTTCGATCAAGCTTTTCAGTTTGTGGGGCTGCTTCAACCGGATGGAATTCTTTTGGAAGCCAACCAAACAGCCTTGGATTTTGCGGGCGCTACCCGGTCGGATGTTGTCGGTAAGCCGTTCTGGGAAGCAAGATGGTGGACAATTTCCCCGGAAACGCAAGCACAATTAAAAGTAGCGATCGCCCAAGCTGCAAAAGGTGAATTTATTCGTTATGAAGTTGACGTTTTGGGCCGCGAGGATCGGGTTCTTGCTATCGATTTTTCACTCCGTCCCATACTCGACGAAGCCGGAGAGGTGACACTACTCATCTCAGAAGGACGAGACATTAGCGATCGCAAACGAGTACAACAAGAACTTCAACTAGCTCATGATGCTGCCGAAGCCGCCAACCGCGCTAAAAGCAGCTTCCTAGCCAACATGAGCCACGAATTGCGAACCCCCCTCAACGCCATTCTCGGCTTCTCCCAACTGCTAAATCGCTCCACAAATCTCTCTACCGAACAACAAGAAAATCTCGGCATCATTCATCGTAGCGGCGAGCATCTACTCACCCTGATCAACCAAGTGCTTGATCTCTCCAAGATTGAAGCCGGACGCATGGCGCTTAATGAAAGTAACTTCGACCTCTACCTCTTACTAGCTGATGTCGAAAATATATTTTCTTTAAAAGCCAAAGATAAAGGCTTACAGTTAATATTTGAACTTGCCTCTGCTGTCCCCCAACATATTCGCACCGATGAAGTAAAATTGCGGCAAGTGCTGATTAACCTGCTCAGTAATGCAGTTAAATTCACCGCCCACGGAAGTGTGTTACTCAGAGTAAATTTGGAGGCTGAGAATAGTTCTGATTTCTCAATTTTGAATTCTCAAAACTCTTCTTCCCAAGCCCTAATCACCTTTGAAATTTCAGACACAGGAGTTGGTATTGCTGTCGATGAATTCCACAATCTATTTCAACCCTTCGTGCAAACCGTATCCGGTCAACAAGTTCAGGAAGGGACAGGCTTAGGATTAAGTATCAGCTACCAATTCATTCGCTTAATGGGAGGTGAAATGACCGTCATCAGTCGCGGCAAAGCCTTCACTCCCAGTTTGGCTGACTGGGAACTCAATATTTCAATTTCTAATAAAAATTCCGCCTTATCTCCCGCTTCCACAATCCAGCAATTTCCGTATAAATCGAAAGAAAACAAAACTACTAGACCTATACAAGGTACAACGTTTAAATTTGACATTTCAGCGGGCATTGTTGCCCCAAGCAAGGTTGAAAACCAGCACCAAAGCCGCCGCGTCATTGCCGTAGCCCCCAACCAACCTTGCTATAGAATACTCGTTGTAGATGACAATGATTATAATCGTCAATTGTTGATTAAACTCCTCAATTTGGTGAGCTTTGAACTGCAAACAGCGAACAATGGTTCCGAAGCATTAGAAATCTGGGAAAGCTGGCAACCTCACTTAATTTTCATGGATATCCGAATGCCAGTGATGGACGGTTATGAAGCGACTCGACGCATTCAAGCTAGGCAAAAAATACTGGGGACAAGGGAAGCAAGATTTCCCGATTCCCAATTCCCGTCCAATCACCGTACAGTTATTATTGCCCTAACTGCTAGTGCCTTGGAATTTGAGAAAGCGGCTGTTTTGGAAGCGGGCTGCGATGATTTTATCCGCAAACCTTTCCAAGAAAAAGATATCTTTGAGACCCTACACAAACATTTAAACGTATCCTTTATTTATGAGGAATCAACTGCTGTACCCAATGCAATTTCAGCCAAGCCGTTAGCGTTGAGTGCCGCCGATATCGCCGTTTTGCCTAAAGATTTATTGGCGAGGTTGCGTCAGGCGATCGTTGAGGGAGACTTGGAACAAATTACGACACTCTTAGAACAAGTGCATCTACAAAATGAAGTTTTGGCAAATGCTCTACTTTCTTTAGCAAACCAATATCAATTTGACCAATTATTAACTTTACTTCAACCTGGGGGTAAAACATGAAATCAACAGAGGCTATTACATCTAAAGGTAATCTTTTAGTAGTAGATGATAACCAAGTCAATTTAAAACTGTTAACTCAAATTTTATCTAAAAATGGCTATAAAGTGAGAGTTGCCCCTAGTGGAAAGTTTGCCCTAAACTCTTGTCAGAGCAATCCTCCTGATCTAATTTTGCTCGACATCAATATGCCAGAAATGAATGGTTATGAAGTTTGCCAACATCTGAAAGCTTCAAAGCAAACTCGTGATATTCCAGTAATTTTTATCAGTGCTTTAGATGAAGCTATAAATAAGGTTAATGCCTTTACAGTCGGCGGAGTGGACTATATTACAAAACCTTTTGAGCCTTTAGAAGTTTTAGCTCGAATCGAGAATCAACTACGCCTGCGTGAACTCCAGTTACAAATGATAGAGCAGAATACACTACTGCAACAGCACCTAGAC is part of the Funiculus sociatus GB2-C1 genome and harbors:
- a CDS encoding PAS domain S-box protein, with protein sequence MLLKRLNWSVTKVVGKLPLQTVLIVPFVVQISATVGLVAYFSFKNGQQAVNDLANQLMNQVSDRTVQHLESYTELPQKVAQVVADDLELGKINLDSQNLQGLDAYFLKRIETFNSVSFIYTGNKQGKFIGAGPVRRDGTLSYIIEVTDGTTNGSYVSYATDNQGNRTKKLNVVPSYDPRRRPWYKAAVQKGKATWSEIYAFIGEANKGLTITAVNPFYNQSGKLSGVTAVDLYLNDISLFLQRLNISRSGKIFILEPNGLLVASSSNQPNYTVVNGQVQRIPVSASKEPLMRETVRYLTKQFGTFDQIKNSQQLKIKENNQRQFVRVTPWKDDFGLNWLIVAVVPEADFMGQINANNQRSILFCIVALIGSILISMKTASWVTKPILRLNTAAKEVAKGEWEKTVEIDRSDEVGELAKSFNQMAKELQVSFTEMKGLNEALENSEERLNQLLEALPVGVAVINRDGISYTNQVGKQLLGTDVIFDTRQENRSAIYQVYLAGTDQLYPGDRLPCVRSLQGETVMVDDMEIRRDGIAIALEMRTVPVFDSQGNVAYAITAFHDISDRKQAQEALQESEQRYAALAKAAPVGIFRHDAQGNCLYGNERSFEMIGVSQEEAFGAGWAKNLHPGDRDRVMATWSNLLQRNIPFKCEYRFARPDGSVIWVFGQAITQKDADGNVISYIGTITDITERKQVEAALQQSEAKFRRLAENLPGVIYRYVLHPDKTHEFTYASSGTYELYEQKPEAVVQDARLAFDIVHPDDVAPLWESITVSAQTLQPWLMEYRIITPSGRLKLVQGSSRPERQPNGDIVWDGLLIDITSRKQAEQLLADYNLTLELQVAERTAQLAQTNAQLQQEIAERKQIELSLQNSKQKLSAIIENVGASIHIKDLNSNYIYANRLCVELFGIPEAEIIGTNDFQFYSKEMAQSIRQNDRQVIESGVVLRFDEVGVVNNKERHFLAVKVPLKHHDGSIYAICGISTDITEIKQTEAALRQSEARYRAILEQQTELIVRLLPDGTVSFVNEAFCRFFGITREELINNHYEPVVFEQDREYVAQIINCVSQENPVVTNENRVVARGKVRWTQWINRAIFDDYGRIVEYQAVGRDISDRKQVEEALSESEKRFRAIFDQAFQFVGLLQPDGILLEANQTALDFAGATRSDVVGKPFWEARWWTISPETQAQLKVAIAQAAKGEFIRYEVDVLGREDRVLAIDFSLRPILDEAGEVTLLISEGRDISDRKRVQQELQLAHDAAEAANRAKSSFLANMSHELRTPLNAILGFSQLLNRSTNLSTEQQENLGIIHRSGEHLLTLINQVLDLSKIEAGRMALNESNFDLYLLLADVENIFSLKAKDKGLQLIFELASAVPQHIRTDEVKLRQVLINLLSNAVKFTAHGSVLLRVNLEAENSSDFSILNSQNSSSQALITFEISDTGVGIAVDEFHNLFQPFVQTVSGQQVQEGTGLGLSISYQFIRLMGGEMTVISRGKAFTPSLADWELNISISNKNSALSPASTIQQFPYKSKENKTTRPIQGTTFKFDISAGIVAPSKVENQHQSRRVIAVAPNQPCYRILVVDDNDYNRQLLIKLLNLVSFELQTANNGSEALEIWESWQPHLIFMDIRMPVMDGYEATRRIQARQKILGTREARFPDSQFPSNHRTVIIALTASALEFEKAAVLEAGCDDFIRKPFQEKDIFETLHKHLNVSFIYEESTAVPNAISAKPLALSAADIAVLPKDLLARLRQAIVEGDLEQITTLLEQVHLQNEVLANALLSLANQYQFDQLLTLLQPGGKT